One Methanobrevibacter sp. genomic window carries:
- a CDS encoding nucleotidyltransferase family protein — protein sequence MFVLIGISADFDPVHKGHEHLIKEARKIADRENKKLVVYLNKGFSANHAPFFVDFEARSKMALALGADEVKSFEGLHHRLVLSYSVPIRIKQMIDDGVTDYITSASISLDEIKTKAQRFIDEGNFVGMPKSYTNRNEIRWYAINEFLGSKLNYHVVKEFNKEKYSGRLIRQSIIDNDMIISDEVKKLLPKTTVEILEQEIDEGRTPGKRNWTDIYKIMNTYSRGNLEKIAYLNGNTINEIIKRRVYRDPESIWAVFRRSDYGPVMTRLAVSAIEMDVTKKEVMELMKSYESQGVIPDNQKVQRVIDRAWYVACEGEKGISARDANNKFRSENITVDTAPLTLEAGLNLTKFETKITKEGLNTDLYVDKNGKISVQFKSEGKKIKTNLRLPARDVTYLRYIMDSHFIPVDGFIKQAKKGFKVKVIIG from the coding sequence GTGTTTGTTTTGATTGGAATTAGTGCAGATTTTGACCCCGTTCATAAAGGTCATGAACATTTGATTAAAGAGGCTAGGAAAATAGCTGACAGAGAAAATAAAAAACTGGTCGTATATTTAAACAAGGGATTTAGTGCAAATCATGCTCCATTTTTTGTAGATTTTGAAGCTCGAAGTAAAATGGCACTGGCTTTAGGTGCAGATGAGGTTAAATCATTTGAAGGCTTACACCACAGACTGGTCCTGTCTTACAGTGTTCCAATCAGAATTAAGCAGATGATTGATGATGGCGTGACAGATTATATTACCTCTGCAAGTATATCATTAGATGAAATCAAAACTAAAGCACAGAGATTCATTGATGAGGGAAACTTTGTTGGAATGCCAAAAAGTTACACCAACAGAAATGAAATTCGATGGTATGCCATCAATGAGTTTTTAGGCTCAAAACTTAATTATCATGTCGTGAAAGAATTTAACAAAGAAAAATATTCCGGCAGATTGATAAGGCAGTCAATCATAGACAATGACATGATCATTTCAGATGAAGTAAAAAAGCTTCTTCCAAAAACCACAGTTGAAATACTCGAGCAGGAAATTGATGAAGGCAGAACCCCCGGCAAGAGAAATTGGACAGACATATACAAAATAATGAATACATATTCCCGGGGAAATCTTGAAAAAATAGCTTATCTCAATGGAAATACAATTAATGAAATCATTAAAAGAAGAGTTTATAGAGACCCCGAATCAATTTGGGCCGTTTTTAGAAGGTCAGACTATGGGCCTGTGATGACCAGACTGGCAGTTAGTGCCATTGAAATGGATGTCACAAAAAAAGAGGTTATGGAACTTATGAAAAGTTACGAATCACAAGGAGTTATTCCGGATAACCAGAAAGTTCAAAGGGTTATTGACCGTGCATGGTACGTTGCGTGTGAAGGTGAAAAGGGCATAAGCGCACGTGATGCAAACAATAAATTCAGAAGCGAAAACATTACTGTTGATACTGCCCCTTTAACTCTTGAAGCAGGATTGAACTTAACTAAATTTGAAACAAAAATAACCAAAGAAGGTCTAAATACAGATTTATATGTTGATAAAAACGGAAAAATATCCGTTCAGTTTAAAAGTGAAGGTAAAAAGATTAAAACTAACCTAAGATTGCCTGCACGAGACGTGACATACTTACGATACATTATGGATTCCCATTTCATTCCCGTTGACGGTTTTATAAAACAGGCCAAAAAAGGATTTAAGGTTAAAGTGATTATTGGCTGA
- a CDS encoding DUF308 domain-containing protein, producing the protein MKTKFISLLAIILGLIIIIFPIMGVIGVSSLISLSVLLISIYLLVVGVSIIDYNKTGALLDLVLGLVLLFLSICLIFNPALLGFLAEITLYLAGIMLIIVGLASLINNRQSRYGFYIGIAGVVLGLLYIIIGTYIANPIILGTLIGIWLVISGILKLMDG; encoded by the coding sequence ATGAAAACTAAATTTATTAGTTTACTAGCTATCATTCTTGGATTAATAATTATCATATTCCCTATAATGGGAGTTATTGGCGTTAGTTCATTAATTAGCTTATCAGTATTATTAATATCTATTTATTTACTCGTTGTAGGAGTGTCAATAATAGATTATAACAAAACAGGAGCGTTGCTTGATTTAGTATTGGGTTTAGTTCTGTTATTCTTAAGTATCTGTTTGATATTTAATCCTGCATTGCTTGGATTTTTAGCAGAAATCACATTATACCTTGCTGGAATAATGTTAATAATTGTAGGGCTTGCTTCATTGATTAATAACCGTCAATCAAGATATGGTTTTTATATTGGAATAGCAGGAGTTGTTCTTGGATTATTATATATAATTATTGGAACTTATATTGCAAATCCAATTATATTAGGTACTTTAATTGGAATATGGTTAGTAATTAGTGGTATTTTAAAATTAATGGATGGTTAA